In Micromonospora purpureochromogenes, a single window of DNA contains:
- a CDS encoding GNAT family N-acetyltransferase has protein sequence MTTLRLRPEDPADIGPVRMVLAAAFARPDAAVPGEVALVDELRDSDAWIPELAMVAEYGGEVVGYALLSRVFVQSDDVRAPALALGPVAVAPHRQRVGHGTAAVQAGLDAATELGERLVVVLGDPAYYRRFGFVRADRMGLTSPWSGLGEPWQALALPPSTSGEGPPPRGEVVFPAPWSRV, from the coding sequence GTGACGACCCTGCGGCTGCGCCCCGAGGACCCGGCGGACATCGGTCCGGTCCGCATGGTGCTGGCCGCCGCCTTCGCCCGCCCGGACGCGGCGGTCCCCGGCGAGGTGGCGCTCGTCGACGAGTTGCGCGACAGCGACGCGTGGATTCCGGAGCTGGCCATGGTGGCCGAGTACGGCGGCGAGGTGGTCGGCTACGCCCTGCTCAGCCGGGTCTTCGTACAGTCAGACGACGTTCGCGCCCCGGCGTTGGCACTCGGGCCGGTCGCGGTGGCCCCGCACCGGCAGCGGGTCGGGCACGGCACGGCGGCGGTGCAGGCCGGGCTGGACGCCGCGACCGAGCTGGGTGAGCGCCTGGTGGTGGTGCTCGGTGATCCGGCGTACTACCGCCGCTTCGGGTTCGTCCGGGCGGACCGGATGGGGCTGACCAGCCCGTGGTCCGGTCTGGGGGAGCCGTGGCAGGCACTGGCGCTGCCGCCGAGCACCAGCGGCGAGGGACCACCGCCGCGCGGTGAGGTGGTGTTCCCGGCCCCCTGGTCCCGCGTCTGA
- a CDS encoding ATP-binding protein, which produces MDPVRNPYAPGAGQRPPELAGRGRELDVFDVVLERIARGRPERSLMLTGLRGVGKTVLLNTLRSQAINHLWGTGKIEARPDQSLRRPVAAALHMAVRELAPRHRAPDRIDAFLGVLKAFAQRSAPAGRGAAAPKLRDRWQPGIDVPASSGRADSGDIEIDLVELLSDAAGVAADVGTGIAVFIDEMQDLGPEDVSALCAACHELSQLGAPLIVVGAGLPHLPAVLSAAKSYSERLFRYQRIDRLDRIAADQALCAPAEREQVEYEQKALDLLYEKSGGYPYFVQAYGKATWDHAPRSPITAADVRVAAPEAEAELAVGFFGSRFERATPAEREYMRAMATLSLVEGEADGGGRDDMDAAVPTAEIARALGRKPASLSPARDALIKKGLIYSGERGTVAFTVPHFGRYLRTQPA; this is translated from the coding sequence GTGGATCCGGTCCGCAACCCGTACGCCCCCGGCGCCGGCCAGCGCCCGCCCGAGCTCGCCGGCCGGGGGCGGGAGCTGGACGTCTTCGACGTGGTCCTGGAACGCATCGCCCGGGGCCGCCCCGAGCGCAGCTTGATGCTCACCGGGCTGCGGGGCGTCGGCAAGACGGTGCTGCTCAACACCCTCCGCTCGCAGGCGATCAACCATCTCTGGGGCACCGGCAAGATCGAGGCCCGGCCGGACCAGTCACTGCGCCGGCCGGTGGCCGCCGCGCTGCACATGGCCGTCCGCGAGCTGGCTCCCCGGCACCGCGCCCCGGACCGGATCGACGCCTTCCTCGGCGTGCTCAAGGCGTTCGCCCAGCGCTCCGCGCCCGCCGGGCGCGGTGCCGCCGCCCCCAAGCTGCGCGACCGCTGGCAGCCCGGCATCGACGTGCCGGCGAGCAGCGGCCGAGCCGACTCCGGCGACATCGAGATCGACCTGGTCGAACTGCTCAGCGACGCGGCCGGAGTGGCCGCCGACGTGGGCACCGGGATCGCCGTCTTCATCGACGAGATGCAGGATCTCGGCCCGGAGGACGTCTCGGCGCTCTGCGCCGCCTGCCACGAGCTGTCCCAGCTCGGCGCGCCGCTGATCGTGGTGGGCGCCGGCCTGCCGCACCTGCCGGCCGTCCTCAGCGCGGCCAAGTCCTACTCCGAACGGCTGTTCCGCTACCAGCGCATCGACCGGCTCGACCGGATCGCCGCCGACCAGGCGCTCTGCGCGCCCGCCGAGCGGGAGCAGGTCGAGTACGAGCAGAAGGCCCTCGACCTGCTCTACGAGAAGTCCGGCGGCTATCCCTACTTCGTCCAGGCGTACGGGAAGGCGACCTGGGACCACGCGCCCCGCTCGCCGATCACCGCGGCGGACGTCCGGGTGGCCGCCCCCGAGGCGGAGGCCGAACTGGCGGTCGGCTTCTTCGGCTCCCGGTTCGAGCGGGCCACCCCCGCCGAGCGCGAGTACATGCGCGCGATGGCGACGCTGTCCCTGGTGGAAGGGGAGGCCGACGGCGGCGGCCGGGACGACATGGACGCGGCCGTGCCGACCGCGGAGATCGCCCGGGCGCTCGGACGCAAGCCGGCGAGCCTCTCCCCGGCCCGGGACGCGCTGATCAAGAAGGGCCTGATCTATTCCGGCGAGCGGGGCACGGTCGCCTTCACCGTCCCGCACTTCGGCCGGTACCTGCGCACCCAACCGGCCTGA
- a CDS encoding LppU/SCO3897 family protein, which yields MIIGLVAVLLLCPCLGLTGFAVWRATSADDASPTVVTSAEPSAAATEEPGTDPSTAEPDPTEGIDVAVGDCVVNDGTDEDAELREVPCGPDTFEVLLRIPETTDGQRCRTLSPRSTANYVHDNPVDLFDYVLCLGKHS from the coding sequence CTGATCATCGGGCTGGTCGCGGTCCTGCTGCTCTGTCCCTGCCTCGGGCTGACCGGCTTCGCGGTGTGGCGGGCGACCAGCGCTGACGACGCGTCGCCGACGGTGGTCACGTCGGCCGAACCGTCGGCGGCGGCGACGGAGGAGCCGGGCACCGACCCGAGCACCGCCGAGCCCGACCCGACCGAGGGGATCGACGTGGCGGTGGGCGACTGCGTGGTCAACGACGGCACGGACGAGGACGCCGAGTTGCGCGAGGTGCCCTGCGGCCCGGACACGTTCGAGGTGCTGCTGCGGATCCCGGAGACCACGGACGGGCAGCGGTGCCGGACCCTCTCGCCGAGGTCGACGGCCAACTACGTGCACGACAACCCGGTCGACCTCTTCGACTACGTGCTCTGCCTGGGGAAACACTCCTAG